The following proteins come from a genomic window of Flavobacterium eburneipallidum:
- a CDS encoding YihY/virulence factor BrkB family protein → MSKEIEAKIETIPVLRNLVRPLKKIKLSWLEGKSLYDLLEFYAEGIAKSAFSYHASAIAFSFFMSLFPFALFILNLIPYIPIQGFQDDFLEFVKDGVPPNTYDAIATIIDDILNNSHSGLLSTGFFLSIFLMANGLNGILGGFESSKHVIVKRGFLRQYIVALGMSLVLSFLLLVTVAIIVVFEVLIQKTIIQDVLSDRIPLISLGRYVSVIFMILITISILFKFGTKRDKTRAFISIGSVFTTILIILDSYGFGIWVLRFSKYNELYGSIGTLLIVMFYIWINCAILLLGFELNASIKKLREKKES, encoded by the coding sequence ATGAGCAAAGAAATAGAAGCTAAAATTGAAACAATTCCGGTATTACGCAATTTAGTTCGTCCTTTAAAAAAGATAAAACTATCGTGGTTAGAAGGCAAATCGTTGTATGATTTGTTGGAATTTTATGCCGAGGGAATTGCAAAAAGTGCGTTTTCGTATCACGCAAGTGCTATTGCATTTAGTTTTTTCATGTCGTTATTTCCTTTTGCTTTATTCATTTTAAACCTAATTCCTTATATTCCTATTCAGGGTTTTCAGGACGATTTTTTGGAGTTTGTAAAGGATGGAGTTCCGCCAAATACGTATGATGCCATTGCTACTATTATTGATGATATTTTGAATAATAGTCATTCAGGATTGTTATCTACCGGTTTTTTCTTGTCTATTTTCTTAATGGCAAATGGATTGAATGGAATTTTAGGAGGCTTTGAGTCTTCCAAACATGTGATTGTTAAAAGAGGTTTTTTGCGTCAATATATTGTGGCTTTAGGAATGTCTTTGGTTTTGTCGTTTCTATTGTTAGTAACCGTTGCTATCATTGTTGTTTTTGAAGTTTTAATACAAAAAACAATCATCCAAGATGTGTTGAGTGATCGAATTCCATTAATTAGTTTGGGAAGGTATGTGTCTGTCATATTTATGATTCTTATTACTATATCCATACTTTTTAAGTTCGGAACAAAACGTGACAAAACGAGAGCGTTTATTTCTATAGGTTCTGTTTTTACGACCATTCTAATTATTTTAGATTCCTATGGATTTGGGATTTGGGTATTGCGATTTTCAAAATACAATGAACTATATGGTTCTATTGGAACCTTATTGATTGTGATGTTTTATATTTGGATCAACTGCGCCATATTACTTTTGGGTTTTGAGTTGAATGCTTCTATAAAAAAATTAAGAGAAAAAAAGGAATCCTAA
- a CDS encoding LytR/AlgR family response regulator transcription factor, translated as MKLNCVVVDDSSIQRMIITKLVNNHPNLHLIGDFSNAIEARGCMTIHNVDLIFLDIEMPVISGFDFLDGLKTKPQIIFITSKAEYAMKAFDYDATDYLQKPIAIDRFNASVKRAIDLQMLRSETHEEDGEHIFIKSNLKKLKIFTAKIKWIEAFGDYVKVVTEDDSNLVLSTMKSFEKDLSKDKFVRVHKSYIINIDKVERFNSRFAEIGVTKIPLSRHKKEDLVRALAIN; from the coding sequence ATGAAACTAAACTGTGTAGTAGTCGATGATAGTTCTATACAAAGAATGATCATCACAAAGTTAGTAAATAATCATCCAAACTTACACTTAATTGGAGATTTTTCCAATGCCATTGAAGCAAGAGGCTGCATGACCATTCACAATGTGGACTTGATTTTCTTGGACATTGAGATGCCCGTTATAAGCGGTTTCGATTTTTTGGATGGTTTAAAAACTAAACCTCAAATCATCTTCATTACTTCCAAAGCAGAATATGCGATGAAAGCATTTGATTATGATGCTACGGATTACCTACAAAAACCAATTGCCATTGATCGATTCAATGCTTCTGTAAAAAGAGCAATCGATTTGCAAATGTTGCGCTCTGAAACTCACGAAGAAGACGGCGAACACATTTTTATCAAAAGCAATCTTAAAAAGCTAAAAATTTTTACTGCTAAAATCAAATGGATTGAAGCTTTTGGCGATTATGTAAAAGTAGTAACCGAAGACGACAGCAACCTTGTTCTTTCTACAATGAAGTCTTTTGAAAAGGATTTATCGAAAGACAAGTTTGTTAGAGTTCACAAATCCTACATTATTAATATTGATAAAGTAGAACGTTTTAACAGTCGATTTGCCGAAATTGGAGTTACTAAAATTCCATTAAGCCGACATAAAAAAGAAGATTTAGTTAGAGCTTTAGCTATTAACTAA
- the rpsF gene encoding 30S ribosomal protein S6 codes for MNHYETVFILNPVLSEVQVKETVTKFEEFLTSRGAEMVSKEDWGLKKMAYEIQNKKSGFYHLFEFKVSGEVLIAFETEFRRDERVMRFLTVSLDKHAISWAERRRAKLKSQKA; via the coding sequence ATGAATCATTATGAAACTGTTTTCATTTTAAATCCCGTTTTATCTGAAGTTCAGGTAAAGGAAACAGTAACGAAATTTGAAGAATTTCTTACGTCTAGAGGAGCAGAAATGGTGTCTAAAGAGGATTGGGGTCTGAAAAAAATGGCTTACGAAATCCAAAACAAAAAATCTGGTTTTTACCACTTGTTCGAATTTAAAGTATCAGGAGAAGTTCTTATCGCTTTTGAAACTGAATTCAGACGTGACGAAAGAGTTATGCGTTTCTTAACTGTAAGTCTTGACAAACATGCTATCTCTTGGGCTGAAAGAAGAAGAGCAAAACTTAAATCTCAAAAAGCTTAA
- the rpsR gene encoding 30S ribosomal protein S18 yields the protein MATLQQSASGKKDGDIRYLTPLNIETNKTKKYCRFKKSGIKYIDYKDADFLLKFVNEQGKILPRRLTGTSLKYQRKVSVAVKRARHLALMPYVADLLK from the coding sequence ATGGCAACATTACAACAATCTGCTTCAGGAAAAAAAGACGGAGATATCAGATATCTTACTCCTTTAAATATAGAAACTAACAAAACTAAAAAGTATTGTCGTTTCAAAAAATCAGGAATCAAATACATCGATTATAAAGATGCTGATTTCTTATTGAAATTCGTTAATGAGCAAGGGAAAATTCTTCCTCGTCGTTTAACAGGAACTTCATTGAAATACCAAAGAAAAGTATCTGTAGCTGTAAAAAGAGCTCGTCATTTAGCTTTAATGCCATACGTGGCCGATTTATTAAAATAA
- the uxaC gene encoding glucuronate isomerase, whose protein sequence is MSTFINDNFLLENKFAEELYHNYSKNQPIIDYHNHLNPQFIAEDKIFENITQVWINGDHYKWRAMRTLGINEQFITGNGSDKDKFLNWAKTVPYTMRNPLYHWTHLELARYFDITDLLNEKSAKSIYEQASAKINSAEYSTRNLLTKVNAEFVCTTEDPIDTLEWHQKLAVSDCKTQVSTAFRPDKAILISNDGYNEYIDTLGQVAGINIETYSDLCSALRNRIEYFTKNGSKLSDHGLDQIYFESYTETEVNAIFKKKREKATLTNEEALKFQSAILVYLCETYHEFGWVQQFHLGALRNNNARMHSILGPDTGWDSIGDYPQAQKLSGFLNSLDTKDKLTKTIIYNLNPADNEVMATMIGNFNDGSVKGKVQFGSGWWFLDQKDGMTKQLNALSNMSLISCFIGMLTDSRSFLSFPRHEYFRRILCNLLGDEIKRGELPNDMEWIGKMVSDISYNNAKEYFNFPAKGLIK, encoded by the coding sequence ATGAGCACTTTTATAAACGATAACTTTTTATTAGAGAACAAATTTGCAGAAGAGTTGTATCACAATTATTCTAAAAATCAACCTATTATAGATTATCACAATCACTTGAATCCTCAATTTATTGCCGAGGATAAAATTTTCGAAAACATCACACAAGTTTGGATTAACGGAGATCACTACAAATGGCGTGCGATGCGTACTTTGGGAATCAATGAGCAGTTCATCACAGGAAATGGTTCTGATAAAGACAAATTCCTAAACTGGGCAAAAACTGTTCCGTACACGATGCGTAATCCTTTGTACCACTGGACGCATTTAGAATTAGCTCGTTATTTTGACATCACCGACTTATTAAACGAAAAATCAGCAAAAAGCATTTACGAACAAGCATCGGCTAAAATAAATTCTGCCGAATACAGCACTAGAAACTTATTGACTAAAGTTAATGCTGAATTTGTTTGTACTACTGAAGATCCAATTGATACTTTAGAATGGCACCAAAAATTAGCCGTAAGCGATTGCAAAACTCAAGTGAGTACTGCTTTCCGTCCTGATAAAGCCATCTTAATTTCGAATGATGGGTATAACGAATACATTGACACATTAGGTCAAGTTGCTGGTATAAACATCGAAACTTATTCAGATTTATGTTCGGCTTTGAGAAACAGAATTGAATATTTTACTAAAAATGGTTCTAAACTTTCGGATCATGGTTTAGACCAAATTTACTTCGAAAGCTATACGGAAACTGAAGTAAACGCAATTTTCAAAAAGAAAAGAGAAAAAGCAACTTTGACTAACGAAGAAGCTTTGAAATTCCAAAGTGCTATTTTAGTATATTTATGCGAAACCTACCATGAATTTGGATGGGTACAGCAATTTCACTTGGGAGCATTAAGAAACAACAATGCTAGGATGCACAGTATTTTAGGTCCTGATACAGGATGGGATTCTATTGGAGATTATCCTCAAGCGCAAAAATTATCTGGTTTCTTGAACTCATTAGATACTAAAGATAAATTAACAAAAACAATCATTTACAACTTGAATCCTGCGGACAACGAAGTAATGGCTACCATGATTGGTAACTTCAACGACGGAAGTGTTAAAGGGAAAGTTCAATTTGGTTCAGGATGGTGGTTTTTAGATCAAAAAGATGGTATGACAAAACAATTGAACGCATTATCAAATATGAGTTTAATTAGCTGTTTTATCGGAATGTTGACCGATTCAAGAAGCTTCTTATCTTTCCCAAGACACGAATATTTCAGACGTATTCTTTGTAATCTTTTAGGAGATGAAATCAAAAGAGGCGAATTGCCAAACGACATGGAATGGATTGGTAAAATGGTATCTGACATCAGTTATAATAATGCCAAAGAATATTTCAATTTCCCTGCAAAAGGATTAATTAAGTAA
- the nadC gene encoding carboxylating nicotinate-nucleotide diphosphorylase, with protein MISKIQFENELQIIIQNGIREDIGEGDHSSLACIPSSAKGKAKLLVKEDGIIAGVDFAKMILEYVDPDLQMETFIQDGTPVKKGDVVFHVEGSSQSILKAERLLLNSMQRMSAIATKTKKYVDLLQGTNTKILDTRKTTPGFRACEKWAVKIGGGENHRFALYDMIMLKDNHNDFAGGITLAIAKVKTYLKENNLDLKIIVEARNLEEVEEILKSDGIHRILIDNLNYEDTRKAVELIGNKCQTESSGNINENTIRSYAECGVDYISSGALTHSIYNMDLSLKAF; from the coding sequence ATGATAAGCAAAATACAATTCGAAAACGAATTACAAATCATAATACAAAACGGAATACGAGAAGATATTGGTGAAGGTGATCATAGTTCTTTAGCCTGTATTCCATCATCAGCAAAGGGAAAAGCAAAATTATTAGTCAAAGAAGATGGTATTATTGCTGGAGTAGATTTTGCTAAAATGATTCTCGAATATGTGGATCCTGATTTGCAAATGGAAACGTTTATTCAAGACGGAACTCCTGTAAAAAAAGGAGATGTAGTTTTTCATGTTGAAGGAAGTTCGCAGTCAATCTTGAAAGCAGAACGTTTGTTGTTGAATTCGATGCAACGAATGAGTGCTATTGCGACCAAAACCAAGAAATACGTAGATTTGCTCCAAGGAACAAATACAAAGATTTTGGATACTCGCAAAACAACTCCAGGATTCAGGGCTTGCGAAAAATGGGCAGTGAAAATAGGCGGAGGTGAAAATCATCGTTTTGCGCTTTATGATATGATTATGCTCAAAGACAATCATAACGATTTTGCGGGTGGAATTACTTTGGCAATTGCTAAAGTTAAAACCTATCTCAAAGAAAATAATTTGGACCTAAAAATTATTGTAGAAGCAAGAAATCTGGAAGAAGTTGAAGAGATTTTGAAAAGTGATGGAATTCATAGAATTTTGATAGACAATCTTAATTATGAAGATACCCGAAAAGCAGTTGAATTAATTGGGAATAAATGTCAAACGGAATCTTCTGGAAATATCAACGAAAATACTATTCGATCTTATGCAGAATGTGGAGTCGATTACATTTCTTCTGGAGCATTGACACATTCCATTTATAATATGGATTTGAGTTTGAAAGCTTTTTAA
- the priA gene encoding replication restart helicase PriA produces MYFVEVILPLSLAKTFTYSILEAEYNYIQKGMRVAVPFGKSKIYTALAIETHENQPTLYEAKEIHQILDEKPIVTEIQIAHWQWIATYYMCAIGDVYRGAMPSALLLESETVISQKQEGFVDESLLSDEEYLVYEALQQQSSLKVQDIMKILNKKNIFPVIQKLVDKNILVLQEEVQEIYTPKLIRYVKLHSKYDSNEGLNELLETLKKANKQKEIVLSYFQLSASEKKPITVKKLIEVSNSTGAIIKTLIEKEIFEEYHLQVDRVDFLGKSKEEALQLSDAQQIAFEQIKESFINKEVCLLHGVSSSGKTEIYTKLIEEYLATGKQVLYLLPEIALTTQLVGRLRDYFGNKVAVFHSKYSNNERVEVWQQVLTASPKAQIVIGARSALFLPFSNLGLVIVDEEHEQTFKQADPAPRYHARDASIVLANSHKAKVLLGSATPSIETYFNAQSGKYGFVEITQRYGNVKMPEIELVDLKDNYFRKKMTGHFSDNLIENISKALSLGEQVILFQNRRGFSPIIECMTCGHIPQCPQCDVSLTYHKFKNQLRCHYCGYSMAKPTNCHACSSIDLTTKGFGTEQIQQELVELFPNAKIGRMDQDTTRGKFGFEKIIDSFKNREIEILVGTQMLAKGLDFDNVSLVGIMNADNMLYHPDFRAFERSYQMMIQVSGRSGRSEKQGKVIIQTYNVNHNTIQQVVRNDYEGMYKEQLYDRQIYHYPPYFKLIKLTLKHRDFDKLKEGSMWLYQVMKQNFTIPVLGPEEPPISRIRNEYIRTIMIKIPINQSLQGTKKTIQKMLNSFEAVAQYRAIKVSVNVDFY; encoded by the coding sequence ATGTATTTCGTTGAAGTAATTTTACCGTTGTCGCTAGCCAAAACCTTTACGTATAGTATTTTGGAAGCCGAGTATAATTATATCCAAAAAGGAATGCGAGTGGCAGTTCCTTTCGGCAAAAGTAAAATCTACACCGCTTTGGCAATCGAAACCCATGAAAATCAGCCTACTTTATACGAAGCCAAAGAAATTCATCAAATTTTGGATGAAAAACCCATTGTAACCGAAATTCAAATCGCCCATTGGCAATGGATTGCTACCTATTATATGTGTGCTATTGGCGATGTGTATCGTGGTGCAATGCCATCGGCACTTTTGCTGGAAAGCGAAACAGTTATTTCGCAAAAACAAGAAGGCTTTGTGGATGAAAGTTTGCTTTCGGACGAAGAATATTTGGTTTACGAAGCCTTGCAGCAACAAAGTTCTCTAAAAGTTCAGGATATAATGAAAATTTTGAACAAGAAGAATATCTTTCCAGTGATTCAAAAATTGGTGGACAAAAACATTTTAGTACTTCAGGAAGAAGTGCAAGAAATTTATACGCCTAAACTCATTCGATACGTAAAATTACATTCCAAATACGATTCCAATGAAGGTTTGAATGAATTATTAGAAACGCTTAAAAAAGCCAATAAACAAAAGGAAATTGTTTTGAGTTATTTCCAATTGAGTGCTTCGGAGAAAAAGCCCATTACAGTCAAAAAACTCATTGAAGTTTCTAATTCTACGGGTGCAATCATTAAAACTTTAATAGAAAAAGAAATTTTCGAAGAATACCATCTTCAAGTAGATCGAGTAGATTTTTTAGGAAAAAGTAAAGAAGAAGCCTTGCAATTAAGCGATGCTCAACAAATAGCTTTCGAGCAAATAAAAGAAAGTTTTATTAATAAAGAAGTTTGCTTGTTACACGGAGTAAGTTCCAGCGGAAAAACTGAAATCTACACCAAGCTTATTGAAGAATATCTTGCTACAGGAAAACAAGTCTTGTATTTATTGCCTGAAATTGCTTTGACAACTCAATTAGTTGGACGATTGCGAGATTATTTCGGAAATAAAGTGGCTGTTTTTCATTCGAAATATAGCAATAACGAAAGGGTAGAAGTCTGGCAACAAGTATTAACAGCCTCACCAAAAGCACAAATTGTCATTGGTGCGAGATCGGCTTTGTTTTTGCCATTTTCTAATTTAGGATTGGTAATTGTTGACGAAGAGCACGAGCAAACTTTTAAACAAGCAGATCCCGCTCCCCGTTATCATGCTCGTGATGCTTCGATAGTTTTGGCAAATAGTCATAAAGCAAAAGTTTTGTTGGGTTCAGCAACTCCAAGTATTGAAACCTATTTTAATGCACAATCTGGAAAATATGGTTTTGTGGAAATTACCCAAAGATATGGTAATGTCAAAATGCCTGAAATTGAGTTGGTTGATTTGAAAGACAATTATTTCCGCAAGAAAATGACAGGTCATTTTAGTGATAATTTGATTGAAAATATTTCTAAAGCCTTGTCTTTAGGTGAACAAGTTATTTTGTTTCAAAATCGCAGAGGTTTTTCTCCTATTATAGAATGTATGACTTGTGGCCATATACCACAATGTCCACAATGTGATGTGAGTTTGACCTATCACAAATTCAAAAACCAATTGCGTTGTCATTATTGTGGCTATTCCATGGCTAAACCAACTAATTGTCATGCGTGTTCCAGTATCGATTTGACAACAAAAGGTTTTGGGACCGAACAAATTCAACAGGAATTGGTAGAGCTGTTTCCAAATGCCAAAATTGGTCGAATGGATCAGGATACGACTCGGGGTAAATTTGGTTTCGAAAAAATTATTGATAGTTTCAAAAATCGAGAAATCGAAATTTTGGTAGGAACTCAAATGCTTGCCAAAGGTTTGGACTTTGATAATGTTAGTCTGGTAGGAATTATGAATGCCGATAATATGCTGTATCATCCCGATTTTAGAGCTTTTGAAAGAAGTTATCAAATGATGATACAAGTTTCAGGTCGTTCGGGTCGTTCCGAAAAGCAAGGAAAAGTAATTATTCAAACTTACAATGTGAATCATAATACAATTCAACAAGTAGTTCGCAATGATTATGAAGGGATGTACAAGGAGCAATTGTATGACCGACAAATTTATCATTATCCTCCTTATTTCAAACTCATCAAACTGACATTGAAACACCGTGATTTCGATAAACTAAAAGAAGGTTCGATGTGGTTGTATCAGGTAATGAAGCAAAATTTTACTATTCCAGTTTTAGGTCCAGAAGAACCGCCAATTTCTAGAATTCGAAATGAATATATTAGAACGATAATGATAAAAATCCCAATCAATCAGTCATTGCAAGGCACAAAAAAAACTATTCAGAAAATGCTGAATAGTTTTGAAGCAGTTGCACAATACAGAGCTATTAAAGTGTCTGTAAATGTTGATTTCTATTAG
- a CDS encoding tagaturonate reductase, protein MEKLNRKSQGLEKKFPIKVVQFGEGNFLRAFVDYAFQRLNNEVDFNAGIAMVQPLAGGMVNMINDQDGLYTLFMNGIKKGEKIQDIQLITNIVKGINPYTDFADYLALAKEEELQFIVSNTTEAGIEFVGTDTPDMQPPTSFPAKLTVLLHERFKHFNGDAAKAVTIIPCELIDYNSEALKKCILQYCELWKLEEAFVTWVSDACTYHSTLVDRIVPGYPRAEIDDYNSKLDYQDNLIVAAEPFFLWAIEGGDDLKAKLPFHKTDLNVKIVDDIRPFKMIKVRILNGAHTAMVPVSLLFGNKLVMETVNGGFTGPFVDNVISEISETLPMDKNEITAYAEEVMDRFKNPFIKHALADIALNSISKFKVRVLPSLLGYYNAKKELPTSLTFSLACLIQFYKGTWNNEALPVKDTPELVEAFKKAWELENLDSVVATVLANTDFWGEDLTKINGLSEALVVALTEIEANGIEKGFANFSSKN, encoded by the coding sequence ATGGAAAAATTAAATAGAAAAAGCCAAGGATTAGAAAAGAAGTTTCCAATTAAAGTGGTACAATTTGGAGAAGGTAATTTCTTGAGAGCTTTTGTGGATTACGCTTTTCAAAGATTAAATAATGAAGTTGATTTTAATGCTGGAATTGCGATGGTTCAGCCATTGGCAGGTGGTATGGTAAACATGATTAACGACCAAGACGGTCTTTATACCTTGTTTATGAACGGAATCAAAAAAGGGGAGAAAATTCAAGACATTCAGTTAATTACTAATATTGTAAAAGGAATCAATCCTTATACTGATTTTGCTGATTATTTAGCTTTAGCCAAAGAAGAAGAATTGCAATTTATTGTTTCAAACACTACTGAAGCAGGAATTGAATTCGTAGGAACGGATACGCCTGATATGCAGCCACCAACTTCATTTCCTGCAAAATTAACGGTTTTATTACACGAAAGATTCAAACATTTTAATGGAGATGCTGCTAAAGCTGTGACGATCATTCCTTGCGAATTGATTGATTACAATTCAGAAGCATTGAAAAAATGTATCTTACAATATTGCGAATTATGGAAATTAGAAGAAGCATTTGTAACTTGGGTTTCTGATGCTTGTACGTACCACAGTACTTTGGTTGACAGAATTGTTCCAGGATATCCAAGAGCTGAAATTGATGATTACAACAGTAAATTAGATTATCAAGATAATTTAATTGTTGCTGCGGAACCATTTTTCCTTTGGGCAATCGAAGGAGGTGATGATTTGAAAGCAAAACTACCATTCCATAAAACAGATTTGAATGTAAAAATTGTTGACGATATTCGTCCTTTCAAAATGATTAAAGTTCGTATTTTGAATGGTGCACATACCGCAATGGTTCCTGTTTCTCTTTTATTTGGAAACAAATTAGTAATGGAAACTGTTAATGGAGGTTTTACAGGACCGTTTGTAGATAATGTTATCAGCGAAATTAGTGAAACGCTTCCAATGGATAAAAACGAAATTACTGCTTATGCTGAAGAGGTAATGGATCGTTTTAAAAATCCATTTATCAAACACGCTTTGGCTGATATTGCTTTAAATTCTATCTCAAAATTCAAAGTAAGAGTTTTACCTAGTTTATTAGGATATTATAATGCGAAAAAAGAACTTCCTACTAGTTTAACTTTTTCATTAGCTTGTTTAATCCAGTTCTACAAAGGAACTTGGAACAACGAAGCTTTACCCGTAAAAGATACTCCGGAATTAGTTGAAGCATTTAAAAAAGCTTGGGAATTAGAAAATTTAGATTCAGTTGTGGCTACAGTTTTAGCTAACACCGACTTCTGGGGAGAAGATTTAACAAAAATTAACGGTTTATCAGAAGCATTAGTAGTAGCTTTAACTGAAATTGAAGCTAACGGAATTGAAAAAGGCTTTGCTAATTTCAGCTCAAAAAACTAA
- the kduI gene encoding 5-dehydro-4-deoxy-D-glucuronate isomerase, whose translation MINYSSRYASSPQAVKEYNTAQLRSEFLIDNLMKEGEITLTYSHYDRYIAGSATPTTPLTLETIDPLKSSYFLERREMGIINVGGNGSVVVDGTTYDLGFKDALYIGSGNKEVIFKSDDAKNPAKFYINSAPAHTTYPTKKVSLAEANKLQLGTMETANHRTVSQMIIGGIVTTCQLQMGMTELKPGSVWNTMPAHVHDRRMEVYFYLDIPENQAVCHFMGEPQETRHIWMNNHQAVISPPWSIHSGAGTSNYTFIWGMAGENLDYGDMDVCKITELR comes from the coding sequence ATGATAAACTATAGCTCTAGATACGCCTCTAGCCCACAAGCAGTAAAAGAATACAACACAGCACAATTAAGATCTGAATTCTTAATTGATAATTTGATGAAAGAAGGAGAAATCACTCTAACCTACTCTCATTATGACCGATACATAGCAGGTTCTGCCACACCAACAACACCACTAACACTTGAAACTATCGATCCTTTAAAATCTAGTTATTTTTTAGAAAGAAGAGAAATGGGAATCATCAATGTGGGTGGAAATGGTTCTGTAGTTGTTGACGGAACTACTTATGATTTAGGATTCAAAGATGCTTTGTATATTGGAAGCGGAAATAAAGAAGTAATTTTCAAAAGTGATGATGCAAAAAATCCAGCGAAATTTTACATCAACTCTGCTCCTGCACACACCACTTATCCTACCAAAAAAGTAAGTTTGGCAGAAGCTAATAAATTGCAATTGGGCACAATGGAAACAGCTAATCACCGTACGGTAAGCCAAATGATTATTGGCGGAATTGTTACTACTTGCCAGTTGCAAATGGGAATGACCGAATTGAAACCAGGAAGCGTTTGGAATACTATGCCAGCTCACGTTCACGATCGCAGAATGGAAGTTTATTTCTATTTAGACATTCCAGAAAACCAAGCGGTTTGTCACTTTATGGGAGAACCACAAGAAACAAGACACATTTGGATGAACAATCATCAAGCGGTTATTTCTCCACCATGGTCTATTCACTCTGGTGCTGGAACTTCAAATTATACTTTTATTTGGGGAATGGCTGGAGAAAATCTAGACTACGGAGATATGGATGTTTGTAAAATAACCGAATTAAGATAA
- the rplI gene encoding 50S ribosomal protein L9, translating into MELILKQDVQNLGFKDDVVTVKNGYGRNYLIPQGFAQLATPSAKKVLAENLKQRAHKEAKVVADAKALAETLKALEIKIAAKAGGEKLFGSVTNIDIAEALEKSGNAIDRKFITSGIVKRTGKYAASIRLHRDVIVELAYEIVAEKA; encoded by the coding sequence ATGGAATTGATTTTAAAACAAGACGTTCAAAATTTAGGATTTAAAGACGATGTAGTAACTGTAAAAAACGGATACGGTCGTAATTACTTAATCCCACAAGGATTTGCTCAATTAGCTACACCTTCTGCAAAGAAAGTATTGGCTGAAAACCTAAAACAAAGAGCGCACAAAGAAGCTAAAGTAGTTGCAGATGCAAAAGCGTTAGCTGAAACTTTGAAAGCATTAGAAATTAAAATTGCTGCAAAAGCAGGTGGAGAGAAACTTTTTGGTTCTGTTACTAACATCGACATTGCTGAAGCTTTAGAGAAATCAGGAAATGCTATCGACAGAAAATTCATCACTAGTGGTATCGTAAAACGTACTGGTAAATATGCTGCAAGCATTCGTTTACACAGAGATGTAATCGTTGAATTAGCTTATGAAATCGTTGCTGAAAAAGCATAA
- a CDS encoding gluconate 5-dehydrogenase encodes MNLFNLKGKRALITGGTHGLGLAMAEGLAQAGAELVITGTTPSKMEDALAYYKSKGYTAAGYIFDVTDEKAAAENVELITKELGAIDILINNAGIIKRELAITMPVSDFRQVIEVDLVGPFIMSQLVAKQMIERQSGKIINICSMMSELGRTNVSAYAAAKGGLKMLTRNLATEWAKYNIQVNGIGPGYFATSQTEPIRVNGNPFNEFIISRTPAGRWGDPEDLAGATVFLASEASKFVNGQVIYVDGGILATIGKPSNEN; translated from the coding sequence ATGAATTTATTTAATTTAAAAGGAAAAAGAGCCCTTATCACTGGAGGAACTCATGGTTTAGGATTAGCCATGGCTGAAGGTCTTGCTCAAGCTGGTGCCGAACTTGTAATTACAGGAACAACACCTTCTAAAATGGAAGATGCTCTAGCTTATTACAAAAGCAAAGGCTACACCGCTGCAGGTTATATTTTTGATGTAACTGATGAAAAAGCGGCTGCCGAAAATGTAGAATTAATCACAAAAGAATTAGGAGCAATCGACATCTTGATTAATAATGCAGGGATTATTAAAAGAGAATTGGCTATCACAATGCCCGTAAGTGATTTTAGACAAGTAATCGAAGTGGATTTAGTTGGACCATTTATTATGTCGCAATTAGTAGCGAAACAAATGATCGAACGTCAATCAGGGAAAATTATCAATATTTGTTCTATGATGAGCGAATTGGGTAGAACAAACGTTTCTGCTTATGCTGCTGCAAAAGGCGGATTGAAAATGTTGACGCGCAATCTAGCTACGGAATGGGCAAAATACAACATTCAAGTAAACGGAATTGGACCAGGTTATTTTGCTACTTCGCAAACAGAACCGATTCGTGTAAACGGAAATCCTTTTAACGAATTCATCATCAGCAGAACACCTGCTGGTCGTTGGGGAGATCCTGAAGATTTGGCTGGAGCAACTGTATTCTTGGCTTCGGAAGCCAGTAAATTTGTTAACGGACAAGTTATTTATGTTGATGGTGGAATCTTGGCTACCATTGGTAAACCATCAAATGAAAATTAA